The Panicum hallii strain FIL2 chromosome 9, PHallii_v3.1, whole genome shotgun sequence genome has a window encoding:
- the LOC112875734 gene encoding mitochondrial import inner membrane translocase subunit TIM23-2-like has product MADPRLFPSGSDDRRDDSGRRLYNPYQDLNIPYKQLYDLPTSPEFLFQEEAIAQRRSWGENLTYYTGIGYLGGAVVGAALGLRDAARGAEPGEPAKIRANRVLNSCGSSGRRFGNTLGVIGLMYAGIESAMVAARDRDDWINSVAAGLGTGALFRAANGPRSAAVAGAVGGVLAGAAAAAKQVGKRYVPAL; this is encoded by the coding sequence ATGGCCGATCCGCGGCTGTTCCCGTCGGGATCTGACGACCGCCGCGACGactccggccgccgcctctaCAACCCGTACCAGGACCTCAACATCCCCTACAAGCAGCTCTACGACCTGCCCACCTCCCCGGAGTTCCTCTTCCAGGAGGAGGCCATCGCGCAGCGCCGCTCCTGGGGCGAGAACCTCACCTACTACACCGGTATCGGCTACCTGGGCGGCGCCGTGGTCGGGGCCGCGCTGGGGCTCCGCGACGCCGCGCGGGGCGCCGAGCCCGGCGAGCCCGCGAAGATCCGGGCCAACCGTGTCCTCAACTCTTGCGGGAGCTCGGGCCGCCGCTTCGGCAACACGCTCGGGGTCATAGGCCTTATGTACGCCGGGATCGAGAGCGCCATGGTCGCTGCCCGCGACCGCGACGACTGGATCAATAGCGTCGCGGCAGGGCTAGGCACCGGCGCGCTCTTCCGGGCCGCCAACGGGCCGCGGTCAGCCGCCGTCGCGGGGGCCGTTGGAGGGGttctcgccggcgccgccgcggccgccaagCAGGTCGGCAAGAGATACGTGCCCGCCCTCTGA
- the LOC112875337 gene encoding molybdate-anion transporter-like, with product MEVFYYVVFGALAAVVAGLELGKSGKDRVATTSAFNSFKNNYVLVYSLMMSGDWLQGPYVYYLYSQYGFDKGDIGRLFIAGFGSSMLFGTIVGSLADKQGRKRACITYCISYILSCITKHSPEYKILMIGRILGGIATSLLFSAFESWLVAEHNKRGFDPQWLSITFSKAIFLGNGLVAIVSGLFANLLAENLGFGPVAPFDAAACFLAIGMAIIMSSWSENYGDPSESKDLMAQFKVAAKAIASDEKIALLGAIQSLFEGSMYTFVFLWTPALSPNEEDIPHGFIFATFMLSSMLGSSIASRLLARKLKVEGYMQIVFSISAVTLVLPVVTNFLVPPSSVKGGSMSFGGCLQLLGFCTFEACVGIFWPSIMKMRSQYIPEEARSTIMNFFRIPLNLFVCVVLYNVNAFPITVMFGMCSIFLFMAAILQRRLMVVSDLHKSSTKAQEMIGEDEPLNP from the exons ATGGAGGTCTTCTACTACGTCGTCTTCggcgcgctcgccgccgtcgtggcGGGGCTCGAGCTCGGCAAGAGCGGCAAGGACCGCGTCGCCACCACCTCCGCCTTCAACTCCTTCAAGAACAACTACGTCCTCGTCTACTCCCTCATGATGT CCGGGGATTGGCTGCAGGGGCCCTACGTGTACTACCTCTACAGCCAGTACGGCTTCGACAAGGGCGACATCGGCCGCCTCTTCATCGCCGGCTTCGGATCCTCCATGCTCTTCGGCACCATCGTCGGCTCCCTCGCCGACAAGCA GGGCCGCAAGAGGGCCTGCATCACCTACTGCATCAGCTACATCCTCAGCTGCATCACCAAGCACTCGCCCGAGTACAAGATCCTCATGATCGGCCGCATTCTCGGAGGCATCGCCACCTCCCTGCTCTTCTCCGCCTTCGAGTCCTGGCTCGTCGCCGAGCACAACAAG AGGGGCTTTGATCCACAATGGTTGTCCATTACATTCTCCAAGGCTATCTTCCTTGGGAATGGCTTAGTTGCCATTGTATCTGGCCTATTTGCAAACCTTCTTGCTGAAAACTTGGGTTTCGGTCCTGTGGCTCCTTTTGATGCGGCTGCATGCTTCCTGGCGATCGGGATGGCTATCATAATGTCATCATGGAGTGAGAACTATGGCGATCCATCTGAAAGCAAGGACCTCATGGCCCAGTTCAAGGTTGCAGCGAAGGCAATTGCTTCAG ATGAAAAAATTGCATTGCTGGGAGCCATACAGTCATTGTTTGAGGGCTCAATGTACACTTTTGTCTTCCTATGGACTCCAGCATTGAGCCCAAATGAAGAAGACATTCCTCATGGTTTTATCTTTGCTACATTCATGCTATCATCCATGTTGGGTAGCTCAATTGCGTCACGCCTGTTAGCCCGGAAGCTTAAGGTTGAGGGTTATATGCAGATTGTGTTTTCAATATCAGCTGTCACCCTTGTGCTCCCTGTTGTCACCAAC TTTTTAGTGCCGCCATCTTCTGTGAAAGGAGGTAGCATGTCATTTGGAGGCTGTCTTCAGCTTCTCGGTTTCTGCACCTTTGAGGCATGCGTTGGCATATTCTGGCCATCAATCATGAAGATGAGATCGCAGTACATTCCTGAGGAGGCAAGGAGCACGATCATGAATTTCTTCCGCATTCCACTGAACCTGTTTGTTTGCGTGGTGCTTTACAAC GTGAATGCATTCCCTATCACTGTCATGTTTGGAATGTGTTCTATCTTCCTCTTCATGGCAGCGATCTTGCAGAGACGGCTGATGGTTGTTTCTGACCTACACAAATCATCAACAA AAGCACAAGAAATGATCGGGGAAGATGAGCCACTAAATCCTTAG
- the LOC112875336 gene encoding AAA-ATPase At2g46620, giving the protein MPLHATSGVVGAGALAYATLALAALRLLLSYKSALYALRRLWRCADEWAQAYQYHEVPRFACDGAENPLFRKAAAYVAALPSLEDSDAASVLSSASRTNGGLSLQLGPGHTARDSFLGARLAWTNADGGGRERLVLRVRRHDRTRVLRPYLQHVESVADEMEQRRRELRLFANTGVDGATGAPRWASAPFTHPATLDAVAMDPDLKARVRADLENFLKGRAYYHRLGRVWRRSYLLYGPPGTGKSTFAAAMARFLGYDVYDIDLSRAGSDDLSALLRHTTPRSLILVEDLDRYLQAGGDGEARVLSFMDGVASCCGEERVTVFTMRGGKEAVDAAAVRPGRLDVHIQFTLCDFEAFKTLASNYLGLKDHKLYPQVEEGFHAGARLSPAELGEIMLANRGSPSRALRNVITKLQHVSGGAPPRNPAHKRNTSWSVTGQQWEEQSARASADSTEADETAAGAPAGGGVFGKDAPMREFKKLYGLIKIKSRREGAGVVPLEGEAHGPPTPGNHDRERLVS; this is encoded by the exons ATGCCGCTGCACGCCACGAGCGGCGTCGTCGGCGCTGGCGCCCTCGCCTACGCCACCCTCGCGCTCGCGGCGCTGCGCCTGCTGCTGTCCTACAAGTCCGCGCTCTACGCGCTGCGCCGCCTCTGGCGGTGCGCCGACGAGTGGGCGCAGGCGTACCAGTACCACGAGGTGCCGCGCTTCGCCTGCGACGGCGCCGAGAACCCGCTCTTCCGCAAGGCCGCCGCGTACGTGGCCGCGCTGCCGTCGCTCGAGGACTCCGACGCCGCCTCCGTGCTCTCGTCCGCGTCCAGGACCAACGGCGGGCTCTCGCTCCAGCTCGGACCGGGCCACACCGCGCGGGACTCGTTCCTCGGCGCACGCCTCGCGTGGACCAacgccgacggcggcggccgcgagcgCCTGGTGCTGCGCGTGCGCCGCCACGACCGGACACGCGTGCTGCGCCCCTACCTGCAGCACGTCGAGTCCGTCGCCGACGAGATggagcagcgccgccgcgagCTGCGTCTCTTCGCCAACACCGGCGTGGACGGGGCCACGGGCGCGCCGCGGTGGGCGTCGGCGCCCTTCACACACCCGGCCACGCTCGACGCGGTGGCCATGGACCCGGACCTCAAGGCCCGCGTCCGCGCGGATCTCGAGAATTTCCTCAAGGGCCGCGCCTACTaccaccgcctcggccgcgtCTGGCGCCGGAGCTATCTCCTCTACGGTCCGCCGGGCACCGGCAAGTCCACGttcgcggcggccatggcgcggTTCCTGGGCTACGACGTCTACGACATCGACCTGTCCCGCGCCGGCAGCGACGACCTCAGCGCGCTGCTCCGGCACACCACCCCGCGGTCGCTCATCCTGGTCGAGGACCTGGACCGGTACCTGCAGGCCGGCGGGGACGGCGAGGCGCGGGTGCTCAGCTTCATGGACGGCGTCGCCTCGTGCTGCGGCGAGGAGCGGGTCACGGTGTTCACGATGCGCGGGGGCAAGGAGGCCGtggacgcggcggcggtgcggccgGGCCGGCTGGACGTGCACATCCAGTTCACGCTCTGCGACTTCGAGGCCTTCAAGACGCTGGCCAGCAACTACCTGGGGCTCAAGGACCACAAGCTGTACCCGCAGGTGGAGGAGGGCTTCCACGCCGGCGCCCGCCTCAGCCCCGCCGAGCTCGGCGAGATCATGCTCGCCAACCGCGGgtccccgagccgcgcgctccgCAACGTGATCACCAAGCTCCAGCACGTGTCCGgaggcgcgccgccgcggaaccCAGCGCACAAGCGGAACACGAGCTGGTCCGTGACCGGGCAGCAGTGGGAGGAGCAGTCGGCGCGCGCCAGCGCGGACTCCACGGAAGCGGACGAGACGGCCGCGGGGgccccggcgggcggcggggtgtTCGGCAAGGACGCGCCGATGAGGGAGTTCAAGAAGCTGTACGGGCTGATCAAGATCAAGAGCCGGAGGGAGGGCGCCGGCGTCGTGCCTCTGGAAGGAGAGGCGCACGGGCCGCCGACGCCGGGCAACCACGACAGGGAGCG ACTAGTCAGTTAG